A single window of Aspergillus flavus chromosome 4, complete sequence DNA harbors:
- a CDS encoding uncharacterized protein (expressed protein): protein MNMVHHEKSAVEELLRALTLEEKVSLLAGKNMWETANIDRLGIPSLKMTDGPAGARGSKWTYGSLTTFIPCGISLAATFDPELVQKVGSVLGEETRRKHCQVLLAPTMNLSRSPLGGRNFEGYGEDPYLIGKVSTAIIRGIQSQGVAACMKHFIANDTETRRFNVDQTIDERTLREVYMKPFVMALDADPLTAMVSYPKINGYHADLSPSILKPLLREELQFDRIVMSDWGGLNSTVESLIATTDLEMPGPAVRRGEKLLAAIAQGQIDVAKHVDPSVRRILELLDRVGLLSESSANGAVKNDEAESEKAPDDPNFHRIAREAAQDGLVLLKNEGVLPLQPSSFEKIAILGPNARRPTAGGAGSAAVNPFYITTPEECLTTAIRQVNPEAEIVYEQGIPFSLRPPLLGSKLTTPNGSRKGLEVTFYAGHEFQGPPVATTYWDDSLVYLFNDGDVPESLKGTPYCYQASGIVTPQVSGWYTWSVANTGKAKLFIDDEMIIDNSEWSRITGGFLGCSSEDRTVRMQLQAGKTYRLRVDNIVTLPPIESFDNTLFPNVSGLRVGLAREEDEQAMLNRAVDCARSSDIAVLVVGHNKDSEGEGGDRINMELPGQTDALVQAVCEANPNTIVVVQAASAVTMPWVNQARAIVMAWYQGQENGNALADALLGHCNFSGKTPITFPRQLEDHGSHAWFPGQAANDSCEFGEQVLVGYRHFDKHGIKPLWPFGYGLSYTRFEVTDIRLDGHMTTAPASTISIHARVSNVGEQDGSEVVQVYVSPSEQIQKKGLVTYQKTLAGFCKVFVPVGETRDVAIQVSKEELRWYNAEARSWQLDPGRYYCFVGTSAVDIHGELEFHLPYNMDPSSSPSSTLPPSVPVACLNCREKHLKCDGNLTGCTRCKDLSLFCHFVPSRRGRRGRPWPYSGAMGDYPPLPVEPTGNAMMTPLDSLACAAPQGDATCSSLPPRIDNQLVTLFFLHFHQAHPFLPPRDAFLHSSPPIYLLDVVQFISLHYLPASNVPDHTHQLCTAVQEAEASLEKVQALLLLSIIMHAGTQPREAKKWLGDAISLSLDLGLHCREFSEALEIQNPVRAESARRTWWEIFIIDTLLAAVQVDGALQLTVETLDIPLPCEMDEYQDGRLGIVPISLRDMDRQALFHNDGDFSSASYRAEAATILRKCLIASGNHVSHETINILDVTISAWFHRLPSGKQAMLHHNGDVDQMIFQSFMIMHCASIYLHFPKSYLLAFLPVTSHIFCSRPPTFTSSSANPQIHTAKVYGAAVNLSKLASLTTSVTSHSPFFVCTLVLSSIVQLAVFTADPQQSSRTGRNFLALNIGVLKSMGHVWTIAATSMARIRDVAVELESALARESRALLDDHLTQSVLVDSQGLDVTFL from the exons ATGAATATGGTTCACCATGAGAAATCCGCCGTGGAAGAATTACTTCGGGCCTTGAccttggaggagaaggtttcCCTGTTGGCTGGGAAAAACATGTGGGAAACAGCGAACATCGACAGGCTGGGGATCCCTAGTTTAAAGATGACGGATGGGCCAGCTGGAGCGAGAGGGTCAAAATGGACATATGGTTCACTGACAACATTCATTCCTTGTGGGATCTCTTTGGCTGCCACATTTGATCCGGAGTTGGTCCAAAAGGTGGGCAGCGTCCTAGGGGAGGAGACACGACGCAAGCACTGCCAGGTCCTCCTAGCTCCCACTATGAATTTGTCGCGATCCCCCCTAGGTGGTCGGAACTTCGAGGGCTACGGCGAAGACCCGTACTTGATTGGGAAAGTATCGACTGCGATAATTCGGGGTATTCAGAGCCAAGGGGTGGCAGCATGCATGAAGCACTTTATCGCGAATGATACCGAAACGCGGCGGTTCAACGTCGACCAAACCATTGACGAGCGTACTCTTCGCGAAGTGTACATGAAACCCTTCGTGATGGCTCTGGATGCGGACCCATTAACTGCCATGGTCAGCTATCCAAAGATAAACGGATACCACGCGGACTTGAGCCCTTCCATCCTCAAGCCGCTTCTGCGTGAAGAATTGCAATTTGACCGCATAGTCATGAGTGACTGGGGTGGGCTGAACAGCACCGTGGAGAGCCTGATCGCTACTACCGACTTAGAAATGCCAGGGCCGGCGGTGCGACGTGGTGAAAAGCTCCTCGCTGCCATAGCACAAGGTCAGATCGACGTCGCCAAGCACGTTGATCCCAGTGTCAGACGGATTTTAGAACTCCTTGATCGGGTCGGTCTACTATCCGAATCATCCGCCAATGGCGCCGTAAAGAACGACGAGGCTGAATCTGAGAAAGCGCCGGACGACCCGAACTTCCATCGGATCGCTCGTGAGGCGGCACAGGACGGTCTTGTTCTCCTCAAGAATGAGGGTGTTTTACCCTTGCAACCTTCCTCTTTTGAGAAGATTGCCATCTTGGGTCCTAATGCCCGCCGTCCGACAGCGGGAGGCGCTGGCAGTGCTGCTGTCAATCCATTTTACATCACCACTCCCGAAGAATGCCTTACGACCGCCATCCGACAAGTCAATCCAGAGGCGGAAATTGTCTACGAGCAGGGTATTCCGTTTAGTCTGCGCCCACCTCTACTAGGTAGCAAGCTCACCACACCTAATGGCTCCCGCAAGGGTCTTGAGGTAACTTTCTACGCCGGACATGAGTTTCAGGGGCCCCCAGTAGCAACCACCTACTGGGATGACTCCCTTGTATATCTCTTCAACGATGGTGATGTCCCGGAATCGCTCAAGGGCACCCCCTACTGTTACCAGGCATCTGGCATTGTGACACCCCAGGTATCGGGTTGGTATACATGGAGTGTGGCCAATACAGGAAAGGCTAAGCTGTTCATCGACGATGAAATGATCATTGATAATTCCGAGTGGTCACGGATAACCGGAGGCTTCCTAGGATGCTCCAGTGAAGATCGGACTGTTCGGATGCAATTGCAGGCAGGGAAAACATATCGCCTGAGGGTGGACAACATAGTGACATTACCACCCATCGAATCCTTTGACAATACACTCTTTCCAAATGTCTCGGGCCTACGGGTTGGCCTTGCCCGGGAGGAGGATGAGCAGGCAATGCTAAACCGCGCAGTGGATTGCGCCAGATCATCCGATATAGCTGTCCTCGTCGTCGGTCACAATAAGGACTCGGAAGGTGAAGGTGGGGATCGCATCAACATGGAATTGCCAGGCCAGACGGATGCACTCGTCCAAGCAGTATGTGAGGCCAATCCTAATACAATCGTTGTCGTTCAGGCAGCCAGCGCGGTAACAATGCCGTGGGTGAATCAAGCCCGCGCGATTGTCATGGCTTGGTACCAGGGCCAGGAGAACGGGAATGCCTTAGCAGACGCCCTCCTTGGTCACTGCAATTTCTCCGGTAAAACTCCTATCACCTTTCCTCGCCAGCTGGAGGACCACGGTTCTCATGCATGGTTCCCCGGGCAGGCAGCCAACGACTCTTGCGAGTTCGGGGAGCAAGTGTTGGTTGGATATCGTCACTTCGATAAGCATGGTATTAAGCCTCTCTGGCCATTTGGATACGGATTGTCTTACACGCGGTTTGAGGTCACAGATATTCGCCTTGATGGGCACATGACCACTGCACCAGCTTCCACCATCTCGATCCACGCTCGCGTCTCCAACGTTGGCGAACAAGATGGCTCCGAGGTAGTCCAGGTCTACGTCAGTCCGTCCGAGCAGATCCAAAAGAAGGGGCTGGTCACCTATCAAAAGACACTTGCTGGATTTTGCAAGGTGTTCGTACCTGTTGGAGAAACCAGAGACGTCGCTATTCAGGTCAGCAAGGAAGAATTGCGTTGGTATAATGCAGAGGCGCGTTCATGGCAGCTAGATCCAGGCAGGTACTATTGCTTTGTTGGCACCAGTGCCGTTGATATTCACGGCGAACTGGAGTTCCATCTG CCTTACAACATGGACCCGTCGTCCAGTCCCTCCTCTACCCTACCCCCTTCTGTCCCCGTCGCCTGTCTTAACTGTCGCGAGAAACATCTCAAGTGCGATGGTAATCTGACAGGATGTACCCGGTGCAAGGACTTGAGTCTCTTTTGCCACTTTGTACCGAGCCGCCGAGGGAGACGAGGACGGCCTTGGCCCTATTCAGGTGCAATGGGAGACTATCCTCCACTACCTGTCGAGCCCACCGGCAATGCAATGATGACCCCTTTAGATTCCTTAGCATGTGCTGCTCCACAGGGGGACGCGACCTGTTCATCGCTCCCCCCTCGGATCGACAACCAGCTGGTTACGTTGTTTTTCCTCCATTTCCATCAGGCCCACCCATTCTTGCCGCCTCGCGACGCATTCCTGCATTCTTCTCCCCCAATCTACTTGCTGGACGTGGTACAGTTCATCAGCCTACATTACCTCCCTGCCAGTAATGTTCCAGACCACACCCACCAGCTATGTACGGCCGTCCAGGAGGCAGAAGCCAGCCTTGAGAAGGTCCAAGCCCTTTTACTCCTATCGATCATCATGCATGCAGGAACCCAGCCGCGAGAGGCGAAGAAATGGCTTGGTGACGCGATTTCTCTGAGTCTGGATCTCGGACTTCACTGCCGGGAATTTTCTGAGGCTTTGGAGATCCAGAATCCTGTGCGGGCTGAGAGTGCTCGGCGTACGTGGTGGGAGATCTTCATTATTGATACCCTTCTGGCGGCTGTGCAAGTCGATGGTGCTTTACAGCTGACAGTAGAGACACTCGATATTCCCCTGCCTTGTGAGATGGACGAATACCAGGATGGCCGCTTGGGGATTGTTCCAATCTCACTGCGTGATATGGATCGTCAGGCACTGTTCCACAATGATGGCGATTTCTCATCCGCATCGTACAGGGCCGAAGCAGCGACAATACTTCGAAAGTGCCTGATCGCAAGCGGGAATCATGTCTCCCATGAAACTATCAATATCCTCGATGTCACCATTTCGGCGTGGTTCCACCGGTTGCCCAGCGGCAAGCAGGCGATGTTGCATCATAATGGTGACGTGGATCAAATGATATTCCAATCTTTTATGATAATGCACTGCGCCTCAATATACTTGCACTTCCCAAAATCATATCTCCTTGCATTTCTACCGGTGACTAGCCACATATTTTGTTCTCGACCCCCCACCTTCACGTCGAGTTCCGCAAACCCTCAAATACACACAGCCAAGGTATACGGCGCGGCGGTCAACCTATCCAAGCTTGCTTCCTTGACGACCAGCGTGACTAGTCATAGCCCCTTCTTCGTCTGCACGCTAGTCCTAAGTTCCATCGTCCAACTCGCTGTCTTTACTGCTGATCCCCAGCAATCGAGCCGTACAGGCCGCAACTTCCTAGCCTTGAATATCGGCGTCCTAAAATCCATGGGGCATGTGTGGACGATCGCAGCGACTTCGATGGCGCGCATCCGCGATGTAGCTGTCGAGCTTGAGTCGGCGCTTGCCAGGGAGAGCAGAGCGCTGTTAGATGATCACTTGACCCAGTCCGTTTTAGTCGACTCTCAAGGTTTGGACGTAACATTTTTATAA
- a CDS encoding putative gloeobacteria sulfatase produces the protein MKFTKKILTTLGLLGVTEANLGSINTEKHVTQHNAVSKRPPNFLFIMSDDQDLLLDSLSYTPLTMKHMRDKGTTFNNHFVTTALCCPSRVSLWTGRLAHNTNVTDVHPPWGGYPKFVEGGFDKNFLPVWLQQAGYDTYYTGKLMNAHSIENYASPHVSGFNGSDFLLDPYTYDYMNATYQRNHDAPVSYLGRHTTEVLTEKAMGFLEDALSGERPFFMAVSPIAPHSNMNGTYGAGSGPLWMDEPIPEDRHKHLFPEAKVPRKANFNPKEPTGVSWIHDLPFRNETEVDYNDHYYRQRLRALQGVDELVDSLVTRLEQSDKLDNTYIIYTSDNGFHIGQHRLPPGKTCGFDEDIRVPFFIRGPGIPEGAVEDSVSTHIDLAPTFYELAGIPLRDDFDGAPMRILRNNMGTLHEHVTVEYWGQAMLEGGFAYIEPGKPTVPNNTYKAVRILSEEYNLYYSVWCNNEHELYDLTNDPYQINNLYAKAQTDNSQETRMMGYSLSRVITRLDALLLVLKSCKGTSCIEPWSVLHPGGSVHNLRDALNEKYDSFYQAQSKVSFDRCEYAYIIDAEGPQEALAYRNGYSLDAWV, from the exons ATGAAGTTCACAAAGAAGATTCTGACTACTTTGGGCCTGCTTGGAGTGACTGAAGCCAACCTGGGCTCAATCAATACCGAGAAGCATGTTACCCAACATAATGCAGTCTCGAAGCGACCTCCAaacttcctcttcattaTGTCTGATGACCAAGACCTCTTACTGGACTCACTGTCCTATACACCATTGACTATGAAGCATATGCGGGACAAGGGAACCACCTTCAACAACCACTTCGTGACCACCGCCCTCTGTTGTCCATCAAGAGTTAGTTTATGGACGGGGCGTTTAGCACATAACACCAACGTTACGGATGTTCATCCACCGTGGG GCGGATACCCCAAGTTTGTTGAGGGAGGGTTCGATAAGAACTTCCTCCCGGTGTGGTTGCAACAAGCAGGCTACGACACTTACTACACCGGAAAACTGATGAATGCACACTCCATCGAGAACTATGCCAGTCCACACGTCTCTGGCTTCAACGGGTCGGACTTCCTCCTGGATCCCTACACGTATGACTATATGAATGCAACTTACCAGCGGAACCACGACGCTCCAGTTAGTTACCTAGGAAGACATACAACCGAGGTGTTGACGGAGAAGGCCATGGGGTTCTTGGAAGACGCTCTTAGTGGAGAACGTCCATTCTTCATGGCCGTGTCGCCAATTGCGCCCCATTCCAACATGAATGGGACATACGGTGCCGGAAGTGGGCCTCTATGGATGGACGAACCTATCCCGGAAGACCGCCACAAACACCTTTTCCCTGAGGCCAAGGTGCCACGTAAGGCTAACTTCAACCCAAAGGAA CCTACTGGAGTCAGTTGGATCCATGACCTTCCCTTCAGAAACGAAACTGAGGTGGACTACAATGACCATTACTATCGCCAACGACTGCGTGCGCTACAGGGTGTGGATGAACTTGTCGACAGTCTTGTTACTCGGCTAGAGCAGAGTGACAAGCTTGATAACACTTATATTATTTACACCTCGGATAACGGCTTTCATATCGGACAGCATCGACTTCCCCCGGGAAAGACCTGCGGGTTCGATGAGGACATCCGAGTCCCATTTTTCATTCGAGGACCTGGAATCCCAGAAGGGGCTGTGGAAGACTCTGTCAGTACCCATATTGACCTGGCTCCGACCTTCTACGAATTGGCTGGTATTCCCCTCAGGGATGATTTCGACGGTGCTCCTATGCGCATTCTGAGAAATAATATGGGAACTCTGCACGAGCACGTAACTGTTGAATACTGGGGGCAGGCGATGCTCGAGGGAGGATT TGCTTACATTGAACCAGGTAAGCCCACGGTGCCAAACAATACGTACAAGGCGGTTCGTATACTCAGTGAGGAGTACAATCTTTATTATTCCGTATGGTGCAATAACGAACACGAACTTTATGATCTCACG AATGACCCGTATCAAATCAACAACCTATATGCGAAGGCGCAGACAGATAACTCACAAGAGACCCGAATGATGGGGTACAGCCTTTCGAGAGTAATTACACGACTTGATGCCCTTCTTTTGGTACTGAAATCTTGCAAAGGGACTTCTTGCATTGAACCATGGAGTGTGTTGCATCCCGGTGGATCCGTACATAACCTCCGGGATGCCCTGAATGAGAAGTACGACTCCTTCTACCAGGCGCAGTCCAAGGTATCATTCGACAGATGCGAGTATGCCTATATCATTGATGCAGAGGGTCCACAAGAAGCATTGGCGTATAGAAATGGATACAGTCTGGATGCTTGGGTATGA
- a CDS encoding putative isochorismatase family hydrolase (isochorismatase family hydrolase), whose protein sequence is MASNAQSFRQTIGIPRSTASVKDSTLIIIDAQNEYASGQLKVEGVAESRKVIADLLSRYRNGGDGSNIVHVVHEVPAGAPVFTPGTSLAEEFEELTPRPGEKIVTKNFPSSFAKTDLHDYLIGLGDLGKKIVLVGYMAHVCISTTARSGSELGYDVVIVKDAVGDRHIPGVEAEQLVAVALNELADAFGTVVSAEEISS, encoded by the coding sequence ATGGCTTCCAATGCTCAATCCTTCCGCCAAACCATTGGCATTCCTCGTTCGACAGCCTCTGTCAAAGACTCCACTCTGATTATCATCGATGCGCAAAATGAATACGCCTCGGGCCAGCTGAAGGTCGAAGGCGTGGCGGAGAGCCGCAAAGTCATCGCCGACCTACTGTCTCGGTATCGCAACGGTGGCGACGGCTCCAATATCGTTCACGTGGTTCACGAAGTGCCGGCCGGTGCTCCTGTGTTCACTCCGGGCACTTCGTTAGCAGAAGAGTTCGAGGAGCTGACACCAAGGCCCGGTGAGAAGATCGTAACTAAGAACTTCCCGAGCTCTTTCGCTAAGACTGACCTCCACGATTACTTGATCGGCTTGGGAGACCTGGGCAAGAAGATTGTCCTAGTCGGATATATGGCACATGTGTGTATTTCCACTACTGCCAGATCTGGCAGTGAATTGGGCTACGATGTGGTTATTGTGAAAGATGCGGTGGGCGATCGTCATATCCCTGGTGTTGAGGCCGAGCAATTGGTGGCGGTAGCTCTCAACGAGTTGGCCGATGCTTTTGGAACTGTTGTTTCTGCGGAGGAGATTAGCTCTTAG
- a CDS encoding transcription factor with C2H2 and Zn(2)-Cys(6) DNA binding domain, translating to MLPVSMMPASGIGRFYCRYQGCNASYRRQEHRTRHESQHSSPRTADCPFCDRSFSRSDTLRRHIRRDHEEEQLETSRATRACHSCRVGKVRCRGGNPCKQCREKGHRCIFEDPIPSQPNAPDTPPCLDESIGPEPSELHQHDPGYQVDQYIQLYFARFHCRWPFLHRATFSASHEPSLLLYAVVMVGMWVSGKDSSRRAALDLHRRLGTLIRQQQATWQDLSNHQQRPASAWPIATYQGVLLYLIFSLLSAPHYSHSLDLTIQLPVSDRRILTALVQTCLRHNVFFYPAMVGRYQDIDDVTCIWVGVEEIKRLGLALYKVCNRCRGGLQGESEESNSRLLCLSDLRFPAPDSNHLWEAKSNMELSNLLAQTSRDMNPEGGHEIKLISESGGWLDNVDPGFNWI from the exons ATGCTTCCCGTGTCTATGATGCCTGCGAGTGGAATAGGCCGCTTTTACTGTCGCTATCAAGGTTGTAACGCCAGTTACCGGCGCCAGGAACATCGAACCCGACATGAGAGCCAGCACTCCAGCCCTAGAACAGCAGATTGTCCCTTCTGCGATCGCAGTTTCTCCCGCAG CGACACTCTCCGCCGACACATACGGCGAGACCACGAGGAGGAACAACTAGAGACCTCTCGCGCGACTCGCGCATGTCATTCCTGCCGTGTAGGCAAAGTTCGGTGTCGAGGTGGAAACCCATGCAAGCAATGTCGGGAGAAGGGTCATCGTTGCATCTTCGAGGATCCAATTCCTTCACAGCCAAATGCACCAGATACTCCGCCTTGTCTCGATGAGAGCATAGGTCCTGAACCTTCAGAGCTCCATCAACACGATCCCGGGTACCAGGTTGACCAGTACATCCAATTATACTTCGCTCGCTTCCATTGCCGGTGGCCGTTTCTTCATCGTGCCACTTTCAGTGCTTCACATGAGCCATCCCTCCTGCTGTATGCCGTGGTGATGGTTGGCATGTGGGTGTCCGGGAAAGATTCTAGCCGGAGGGCAGCACTGGATCTACACAGGAGGCTGGGCACTCTTATTCGTCAACAGCAG GCCACCTGGCAAGATTTAAGTAATCATCAACAGAGACCAGCCTCAGCCTGGCCAATTGCCACCTACCAAGGCGTCCTCCTCTATCTGATATTCTCTCTCCTGTCGGCCCCGCACTACTCTCACTCACTTGACTTGACTATTCAGCTTCCCGTATCAGACCGGAGGATACTAACAGCTCTGGTACAGACGTGCCTTAGACACAACGTGTTTTTTTACCCAGCAATGGTAGGGCGATATCAGGATATCGACGATGTTACATGTATATGGGTGGGAGTAGAAGAAATAAAGCGGTTGGGTCTAGCTCTGTATAAGGTATGTAATAGGTGCCGGGGCGGCCTGCAAGGCGAATCAGAAGAGAGTAACTCCAGGTTACTTTGTCTTTCCGACCTGCGGTTTCCAGCACCCGATAGCAACCATTTATGGGAGGCTAAGTCCAATATGGAGCTCTCCAATCTACTAGCACAAACCTCCAGAGATATGAATCCGGAGGGAGGTCATGAGATCAAATTGATATCGGAAAGTGGGGGGTGGTTGGATAATGTTGATCCCGGGTTCAATTGGATTTGA
- a CDS encoding beta-lactamase superfamily domain-containing protein: MASSFKSVVSITHVTTATAIINIDGINFLTDPVFCPAGSQYIYDGWAKAPNLKDYGFEGRPPSGVLRSTEGPALQLHDLPPIDAVLLSHEDHVDNLDPLGRQLLDGRKVFTTPDGAHNLQPRPGVVGLRPWETVSATIGGKEFRITGTPCKHFPGGEVTGFILETESFGFNAAGLPNVVYFSGDTVYIDEFEKIKEKWNISVAVLNLGNALFSHPNGIIQITFDGKQAAHFMRVTGAEIMVPIHFESWEHFTEHRDDLLRVFEKEGVANLVRWLTPGVEARII; this comes from the coding sequence ATGGCATCTTCATTCAAGAGCGTTGTTAGCATCACGCACGTCACCACCGCAACCGCTATCATAAACATCGACGGCATCAACTTCCTCACTGATCCGGTGTTCTGCCCGGCCGGATCGCAATATATCTACGATGGCTGGGCAAAGGCTCCCAACCTCAAGGATTATGGATTTGAAGGCCGCCCGCCCAGTGGCGTCCTCCGAAGCACCGAGGGCCCGGCATTGCAACTCCACGACCTCCCCCCGATCGATGCGGTACTGCTAAGCCATGAGGACCATGTGGATAACTTGGATCCCTTGGGCCGCCAACTCCTGGACGGTCGCAAGGTCTTCACTACTCCCGACGGAGCGCATAATCTACAGCCCCGACCAGGAGTAGTCGGTCTTCGCCCGTGGGAAACTGTCTCCGCCACGATTGGAGGCAAGGAGTTTCGCATTACTGGAACCCCATGCAAGCACTTCCCAGGAGGCGAGGTGACTGGATTCATTTTAGAAACGGAATCCTTTGGTTTCAACGCGGCTGGCCTCCCCAACGTGGTGTACTTCTCCGGAGACACCGTGTATATCGACGAATTCGAGAAGATCAAGGAAAAGTGGAACATATCGGTCGCGGTTCTCAACCTTGGAAACGCACTTTTCTCTCATCCGAACGGCATCATCCAAATTACGTTTGACGGAAAGCAAGCAGCTCATTTCATGCGTGTGACTGGTGCCGAGATCATGGTGCCGATCCATTTCGAGTCCTGGGAGCATTTCACCGAGCACCGGGACGACCTCCTCCGTGTGTTTGAGAAGGAAGGGGTGGCTAACCTTGTCCGCTGGCTCACCCCAGGTGTGGAAGCCCGGATTATCTAG